A DNA window from Agarivorans sp. TSD2052 contains the following coding sequences:
- the hemL gene encoding glutamate-1-semialdehyde 2,1-aminomutase, whose product MSRSEQLFSQAQQTIPGGVNSPVRAFNGVGGTPVFIERADGARIFDADGKSYIDYVGSWGPMILGHNHPAVYQAVVDAAAKGLSFGAPTAAEIEMANLVCELVPSMDQVRMVNSGTEATMSAIRLARGYTGRDKILKFEGCYHGHADSLLVKAGSGALTLGQPSSPGIPADLAQHTLTATYNDLASVEALFAEYPDDIACIIVEPVAGNMNCIPPVEGFLQGLRAICDKYQAVFIIDEVMTGFRVSLGGAQAHYQVEPDLTCLGKVIGGGMPVGAFGGSKEIMAYLAPVGPVYQAGTLSGNPIAMAAGLAALTALRDPAVHQHLNAITERLASGLKAAAKRQGIPLTVNQAGAMLGFFFTEEDSVSNFAQACACDAERFKQFFHMMLEEGIYLAPSAFEASFTSYAHSEADIDATIAAAERCFAKLK is encoded by the coding sequence ATGTCTCGTTCAGAACAATTATTTAGCCAAGCCCAGCAAACCATTCCCGGCGGCGTAAACTCTCCGGTTCGCGCATTTAATGGCGTTGGCGGTACACCGGTATTTATTGAACGAGCCGATGGCGCCCGCATTTTTGATGCCGATGGTAAAAGCTATATAGATTATGTGGGTTCTTGGGGACCAATGATCTTGGGACATAACCACCCCGCGGTCTACCAAGCTGTAGTGGATGCCGCCGCTAAAGGCTTAAGTTTTGGTGCGCCTACTGCGGCTGAAATAGAAATGGCTAACTTAGTGTGCGAGTTAGTGCCGTCAATGGACCAAGTTCGTATGGTGAACTCAGGCACTGAAGCCACCATGAGTGCAATTCGTTTAGCCCGAGGCTACACCGGACGCGATAAAATTTTGAAGTTTGAAGGTTGTTACCATGGCCATGCAGATTCACTGTTAGTGAAGGCAGGCTCAGGTGCGCTCACTCTTGGCCAGCCCAGCTCGCCAGGTATTCCTGCTGATTTAGCCCAACATACACTGACTGCCACGTATAATGATTTAGCTTCGGTAGAAGCCTTGTTTGCTGAATACCCTGACGATATAGCCTGTATTATCGTTGAACCAGTGGCCGGCAACATGAATTGTATCCCCCCTGTAGAAGGCTTTTTACAAGGCCTTCGCGCAATCTGTGATAAGTACCAAGCCGTGTTTATTATCGATGAAGTTATGACCGGTTTTCGTGTCTCGCTCGGCGGTGCGCAAGCGCATTACCAAGTAGAACCAGATTTAACCTGCTTGGGCAAAGTGATTGGTGGAGGTATGCCAGTTGGCGCCTTTGGCGGCAGTAAAGAAATCATGGCTTACCTCGCCCCTGTTGGCCCGGTATATCAAGCAGGAACATTATCAGGCAACCCTATTGCTATGGCGGCAGGTTTAGCAGCCTTAACCGCACTGCGCGATCCTGCTGTACATCAACACTTAAATGCCATTACCGAACGTTTAGCAAGCGGTTTGAAAGCCGCGGCTAAACGCCAAGGCATTCCGCTAACAGTAAACCAAGCAGGCGCAATGCTAGGCTTTTTCTTTACCGAGGAAGACAGTGTTAGTAACTTTGCCCAAGCGTGCGCATGTGATGCTGAGCGCTTTAAGCAATTTTTTCATATGATGTTAGAAGAAGGCATCTACTTGGCACCGTCAGCTTTTGAAGCGTCGTTTACTTCTTACGCCCATAGTGAGGCTGATATTGACGCAACCATCGCCGCTGCTGAACGCTGTTTTGCTAAATTGAAATAA
- the erpA gene encoding iron-sulfur cluster insertion protein ErpA gives MSEQAVTEQAAFPIQFTDAAASRVKELVAEEENPDLMLRVYVTGGGCSGFSYGFTFDEKVNEGDTLVEKQGVSMIVDSMSLQYLVGGIVDFTSGLEGSRFLVSNPNASTTCGCGSSFSI, from the coding sequence GTGTCAGAGCAAGCTGTAACTGAACAAGCCGCATTTCCAATCCAATTCACTGATGCCGCCGCATCACGAGTAAAAGAATTGGTGGCCGAAGAAGAAAATCCGGACTTGATGCTACGCGTGTATGTTACCGGTGGCGGTTGCTCGGGCTTCTCGTATGGATTCACTTTCGATGAAAAAGTAAATGAAGGTGATACCTTAGTCGAGAAGCAGGGCGTATCAATGATTGTCGATTCGATGAGCTTACAATACTTGGTTGGCGGTATTGTAGATTTTACCTCTGGTTTAGAGGGGTCTCGCTTTCTGGTGAGTAACCCTAACGCCAGTACCACCTGCGGTTGTGGCTCGTCTTTTAGTATCTAA
- a CDS encoding cobalamin-binding protein, whose product MISFTLSAKPQRIISLAPHLTEQVYALGAGDKLIATVDYADYPEAAKALPRIGNYQYISLESVIALKPDLVLIWQQGNQQHLADKLSALNIAVYVSKPKQLAALSEQFVQLGKVLGEPEQGLALSQYTQQQLNHLAQQYQQQRKVSVFYQMWHTPLRSISAKSWINDGITLCGGENIMAEALAPYPLLSEEWVLAADPQAIIVAQWEFSHHWDNWPQLQAVKYNNIYHIDPDKAHRLTLRTLDNLKQLCSMLDKSRKKTHSEN is encoded by the coding sequence TTGATTAGCTTTACGCTGTCAGCTAAGCCACAACGCATTATCTCACTTGCGCCGCATTTAACTGAGCAGGTTTATGCCCTTGGAGCGGGTGATAAGTTAATTGCCACAGTAGATTACGCCGACTATCCAGAAGCGGCAAAGGCTTTGCCCCGCATTGGTAATTATCAATATATTAGCTTAGAAAGTGTGATTGCTTTGAAACCCGATTTAGTACTCATTTGGCAGCAAGGTAATCAACAACACTTAGCAGACAAGTTAAGCGCTTTAAACATTGCCGTGTATGTCTCTAAACCAAAACAACTAGCCGCATTATCTGAGCAATTTGTACAACTCGGTAAGGTGCTCGGAGAACCAGAGCAGGGCTTAGCTCTTAGCCAATATACACAGCAACAACTCAACCACTTAGCCCAGCAATATCAGCAGCAGCGCAAGGTGAGTGTGTTTTATCAAATGTGGCATACTCCGCTGCGCAGCATTTCGGCTAAAAGTTGGATTAATGATGGCATCACTTTATGTGGTGGCGAGAATATAATGGCCGAGGCTTTAGCCCCCTACCCTTTGTTATCAGAAGAATGGGTATTAGCGGCTGACCCGCAAGCCATTATTGTGGCGCAATGGGAATTTAGCCACCATTGGGATAACTGGCCGCAACTGCAGGCGGTAAAATACAACAATATCTACCACATAGATCCAGACAAAGCCCACCGCTTAACTCTGCGCACTTTGGATAATCTAAAGCAGCTTTGTAGCATGCTCGATAAAAGCCGAAAAAAAACCCACTCAGAAAACTGA
- a CDS encoding efflux RND transporter permease subunit, which yields MHSFIEAILSRTRTVLSLLVFLFIAGIITYINIPKESDPDVEIPVIYVSIPHDGISPQDAERLLLRPMEQELQGIEGIKEMTATASEGHGSVVLEFIVGVDIDQALADVRAKVDQAKPKLPAGGDEPEVNQVTLATEQPAITVLLSGNLPQRALLTIARDLQDQMEAMKQVLEVNIGGDREDYLEIIVNPLLMESYGLDQADIYNLVSRNNRLVTAGTLDTGNGRFAVKVPAVFETVKDVIDLPIKVDGDRIVTFGDVASARRAFKDASTYARVNGKPTISLEVSKRPGENLIETIEQVKHLIDSESQFWPDSVIIDYAGDKSKDIRTMLSELQNNILSAVLLVVVVIIAVMGVRSSLLVGIAIPGSFLAGILVLSLGGLTINMIVLFSLIMAVGMLVDGAIVVTEFADRQMSEGVPRHQAYSLASQRMAWPIIASTATTLAAFAPLLAWPGMVGQFMGYLPLTLIATLSASLVMALIFVPSLGNIFGRPRKLTAAQQTALVKADRGEWQDLKGFTGVYLRVLDKAVNAPLRVLGIGIVIAVAVIMAYSSAGKGVEFFPKVEPVGFNIIVRSHGDYSTDEKLAIMQEVERRIIDLEDYDTLYNKVGGEQLGNVRVNLKDWNQRRPADEVIADLRSRLAPIAGLEIEFRQDKAGPPAGKDIQLELSSRFPERLQPMAKKIRQLIDDNEHLVNAEDSTTKPGIEWQLKVDRSKAARFGADVTLLGNTVQFVTNGLNIGDYRPDDVDDELEIRVRFPEESRSISRLSELRVKTSHGLVPITNFVSLEAKPKQDVINKVDGRQVLTVSADMAEGQNLSLELPKLQEQIKQLALDPLVDIKLRGQNEDQEETMAFLGKAFMVALFVMGLILVTQFNSFYQALLILSAVLFSTIGVLLGLLLAGQAFGIIMSGLGVITLAGIVVNNNIVLIDTYNVLRKQGIAAQEAIMRTGAQRLRPVMLTTITTILGLMPMVLQLNIDMFERTIEIGAPSSQWWSQLATAVAGGLSFATLLTLILTPCLLMLGAKFSRKDKQAELVEAKEQELLGA from the coding sequence ATGCATAGCTTTATTGAAGCGATACTGTCGCGAACTAGAACCGTTTTATCATTGTTAGTGTTCTTATTCATTGCTGGCATCATTACCTACATTAATATTCCTAAAGAATCGGATCCCGATGTCGAGATCCCGGTCATTTATGTGTCTATTCCGCATGATGGTATTTCCCCACAAGATGCCGAACGTTTGCTACTGCGCCCTATGGAGCAAGAGCTTCAAGGCATTGAAGGCATCAAAGAGATGACTGCCACCGCCAGCGAAGGTCACGGTTCGGTAGTGCTAGAATTTATTGTCGGTGTCGATATCGACCAAGCCTTGGCTGATGTGCGCGCCAAGGTAGATCAAGCTAAACCTAAGTTACCTGCAGGGGGAGACGAGCCAGAGGTAAACCAAGTGACCTTGGCGACCGAGCAGCCAGCTATAACGGTGTTGTTATCAGGCAACTTACCGCAACGTGCCTTATTGACTATTGCACGTGACCTGCAAGATCAAATGGAAGCGATGAAACAAGTGCTCGAGGTCAACATCGGCGGTGACCGAGAAGATTACCTAGAGATTATCGTAAACCCTTTATTAATGGAGTCTTACGGTCTAGATCAAGCCGATATCTATAATCTGGTCAGTCGCAACAACCGCTTAGTCACCGCCGGAACCTTAGATACTGGTAATGGCCGTTTTGCGGTAAAAGTGCCCGCTGTATTTGAGACAGTGAAAGACGTTATCGACCTGCCTATCAAAGTGGATGGCGACCGAATTGTTACTTTTGGTGATGTGGCGAGCGCGCGTCGTGCCTTTAAAGACGCCAGTACTTATGCTCGAGTTAATGGTAAACCGACTATTTCCTTAGAAGTGAGTAAGCGCCCTGGAGAAAATCTAATAGAAACCATCGAACAGGTAAAACACTTGATCGATAGCGAAAGTCAGTTTTGGCCCGACTCCGTCATCATCGATTATGCGGGCGATAAATCAAAAGACATTCGTACCATGCTCTCAGAGCTGCAAAACAACATCCTCTCTGCAGTTTTGTTAGTGGTAGTCGTGATTATTGCGGTAATGGGAGTGCGCTCTTCCTTATTAGTCGGTATTGCTATTCCGGGGTCATTTCTGGCGGGTATTTTGGTGTTATCACTGGGTGGCCTCACCATCAACATGATTGTGCTTTTCTCGTTAATCATGGCGGTTGGCATGCTAGTAGATGGTGCCATTGTTGTCACTGAGTTTGCTGATCGGCAAATGAGTGAAGGGGTGCCAAGGCATCAAGCATATTCGCTAGCTTCGCAACGTATGGCTTGGCCGATTATTGCTTCTACTGCGACCACCTTGGCCGCTTTTGCACCTTTGCTGGCTTGGCCTGGCATGGTTGGTCAGTTTATGGGTTACTTACCGCTAACGCTTATCGCCACCTTAAGCGCATCGTTGGTGATGGCGCTTATTTTTGTCCCCTCATTAGGTAATATTTTTGGTCGCCCACGCAAATTAACGGCTGCTCAGCAAACCGCTTTAGTCAAGGCTGACCGTGGTGAATGGCAAGATCTAAAAGGCTTCACTGGCGTGTATCTACGCGTATTAGATAAAGCCGTAAACGCGCCATTAAGGGTATTGGGTATCGGTATTGTTATCGCAGTGGCGGTAATTATGGCCTATAGCAGTGCCGGTAAAGGCGTCGAGTTTTTCCCGAAAGTTGAACCGGTAGGCTTTAACATCATTGTACGTTCGCATGGCGATTATTCTACTGATGAAAAGTTAGCCATCATGCAAGAAGTTGAGCGTAGAATCATTGATCTTGAAGACTACGACACGCTATACAATAAAGTGGGTGGCGAACAACTGGGTAATGTTCGGGTTAACCTTAAAGACTGGAATCAGCGCCGTCCAGCCGATGAAGTGATTGCTGACTTACGTTCTCGGTTAGCGCCTATTGCGGGCTTAGAAATTGAGTTTCGCCAAGATAAAGCCGGCCCGCCAGCGGGCAAAGATATTCAGTTAGAGTTAAGCTCGCGTTTCCCTGAACGCTTACAGCCGATGGCCAAAAAAATCCGCCAGTTGATTGATGATAATGAGCATCTCGTGAATGCCGAAGATTCCACGACCAAACCGGGTATAGAGTGGCAGTTAAAGGTTGATCGAAGCAAAGCGGCGCGCTTTGGCGCCGATGTGACGTTGTTGGGGAATACCGTTCAGTTTGTCACCAACGGTCTTAACATTGGTGACTATCGTCCCGATGATGTTGATGACGAGTTAGAGATTCGCGTTCGCTTTCCGGAAGAAAGCCGCAGTATTAGCCGCTTAAGTGAACTGCGGGTTAAAACTTCCCATGGCTTAGTGCCGATTACCAATTTTGTAAGTTTAGAAGCTAAGCCCAAGCAAGATGTGATAAACAAAGTGGATGGCCGCCAAGTACTCACGGTGAGTGCCGACATGGCTGAAGGGCAAAATCTCAGTTTAGAGCTGCCTAAATTACAAGAGCAGATCAAGCAATTAGCGTTAGATCCACTGGTTGATATTAAGCTACGTGGGCAAAACGAAGACCAAGAGGAAACGATGGCCTTTTTAGGCAAGGCCTTTATGGTGGCCCTGTTTGTCATGGGCTTGATCTTGGTCACCCAGTTTAATAGTTTTTATCAAGCCTTGTTGATCCTCTCGGCGGTGCTGTTTTCTACCATTGGGGTATTACTCGGTTTGCTGTTAGCGGGCCAAGCTTTCGGCATCATTATGAGTGGACTAGGGGTGATAACTTTAGCCGGTATTGTGGTGAACAATAATATTGTACTTATTGATACCTACAACGTCTTGCGGAAGCAGGGCATTGCCGCCCAAGAAGCGATTATGCGCACTGGTGCCCAGCGTTTGCGGCCGGTAATGCTCACTACCATCACCACTATTTTAGGTTTAATGCCGATGGTATTGCAGCTGAATATAGATATGTTTGAGCGAACCATAGAAATAGGCGCGCCGTCTTCGCAGTGGTGGTCGCAATTGGCGACAGCTGTAGCGGGCGGATTGAGCTTTGCTACCTTACTTACGCTGATTCTAACCCCTTGTTTGTTAATGTTAGGGGCAAAGTTTAGCCGTAAGGATAAGCAAGCTGAATTGGTTGAAGCGAAAGAACAAGAGTTATTAGGGGCTTAA
- a CDS encoding DUF6776 family protein translates to MAKPKLLVVSLIGALALTGVYGLSVVVEEKDQMISQLQRQLSHSLDSQSVLQQRLSMVQLEQDTSLAELALFNQKVDQLSEQNVALTEELLIYRKIMAPEQQAGGMKIEQFHIEAMLSPGYFRVQVLLMQVARNKRWLSGELELVVIGSQDQQPMQYRLDELQVQATPLSFKFRYFQEVNTDLKLPEGFLAERIELTAKVDGNKWNKKAEIVYQQSWPDPGNT, encoded by the coding sequence GTGGCGAAGCCAAAGTTGTTAGTGGTAAGTTTGATAGGGGCATTGGCTTTAACCGGCGTATACGGCTTGTCGGTGGTCGTAGAAGAAAAAGACCAAATGATTAGTCAATTGCAACGGCAACTCTCTCACTCGCTAGACAGTCAATCGGTGTTGCAACAGCGTTTATCTATGGTTCAACTCGAACAAGATACCAGCCTTGCAGAGCTCGCGCTGTTCAATCAAAAGGTTGACCAGCTTAGTGAGCAAAATGTGGCACTAACCGAAGAGTTACTGATTTACCGAAAAATCATGGCACCAGAGCAACAGGCTGGTGGTATGAAGATAGAGCAGTTTCATATCGAAGCAATGTTAAGCCCAGGCTACTTTCGAGTGCAAGTATTGCTGATGCAAGTGGCTCGTAATAAGCGTTGGTTAAGTGGAGAGTTAGAGTTAGTCGTAATTGGTAGTCAAGACCAGCAGCCTATGCAATATCGTTTAGATGAGTTACAAGTACAAGCCACTCCTCTTAGCTTTAAGTTTCGTTATTTCCAAGAAGTGAACACAGACCTTAAACTACCTGAAGGTTTTTTGGCTGAGCGTATCGAGCTAACAGCCAAGGTAGATGGCAATAAATGGAATAAAAAAGCCGAGATCGTTTATCAGCAAAGTTGGCCAGATCCGGGTAATACTTGA
- a CDS encoding anhydro-N-acetylmuramic acid kinase yields MSDMYLGLMSGTSMDGVDAVVADFSQLPPRILAHHQQAIPSPLLAKLHRLCKPGEDELTVMAEASVEVAALFAQTAIQAINHAQLQASDIVAIGSHGQTVRHFPELGFSLQIGSPSHIAVATNTDVVADFRNKDMALGGQGAPLVPAFHQAVFSHPQQARFILNIGGIANITRLITGQDLLGYDTGPGNTLLDQHFKRHHPNGTDYDDNGQWGRSGQLIPALLAQLLADNYFALSAPKSTGREYFHLAWLDKHLQQPAFIKVQPADIQCTLHHLTVQSIAEQLQGFEQGTVYLCGGGDNNGLLLELLAKALPKLSLSRTSELGIPEQALEALAFAWLARCFVQQKNGNVGSVTGANRAAILGGFYPSK; encoded by the coding sequence ATGAGCGACATGTATTTAGGCTTAATGTCTGGCACCAGCATGGATGGTGTCGATGCAGTAGTGGCTGATTTTTCCCAGCTACCACCGAGAATATTAGCCCACCACCAACAAGCTATTCCCAGCCCTTTGTTGGCTAAGTTACACCGCTTATGTAAGCCTGGAGAGGATGAATTGACGGTGATGGCAGAAGCCAGCGTAGAGGTAGCGGCACTGTTTGCTCAAACCGCCATACAAGCAATCAATCATGCTCAGTTGCAAGCCAGTGATATTGTAGCAATAGGTAGCCATGGCCAAACTGTTCGCCACTTTCCTGAGCTAGGTTTTAGCCTGCAAATTGGTAGCCCTAGCCATATAGCTGTCGCCACCAATACTGATGTGGTAGCCGATTTTAGAAATAAAGACATGGCCTTAGGTGGCCAAGGCGCCCCTTTGGTACCGGCCTTTCATCAAGCGGTATTTAGTCACCCCCAGCAAGCTCGCTTTATACTTAACATTGGTGGCATAGCCAACATTACCCGCTTAATCACCGGTCAGGACTTATTGGGCTACGACACGGGCCCGGGCAATACCCTGCTAGACCAACATTTCAAGCGCCATCATCCCAACGGGACTGATTACGATGATAACGGTCAATGGGGCCGCAGCGGCCAGCTGATCCCAGCGTTATTGGCACAACTACTGGCTGATAACTACTTTGCTTTAAGCGCACCTAAAAGCACGGGGCGTGAATACTTTCACTTAGCGTGGTTAGACAAGCACCTACAACAACCCGCATTTATCAAGGTTCAGCCAGCAGACATTCAATGCACTCTGCACCACCTCACCGTGCAAAGCATCGCCGAACAATTACAAGGCTTTGAGCAAGGCACGGTATATTTATGCGGCGGTGGTGATAACAACGGCTTGTTACTTGAGCTACTGGCTAAAGCCTTACCTAAGCTAAGCTTAAGCAGAACCTCAGAGCTGGGCATTCCTGAACAAGCCTTAGAAGCACTTGCTTTTGCTTGGCTAGCTAGGTGTTTTGTACAACAAAAAAATGGTAACGTCGGATCCGTTACTGGTGCTAACCGCGCAGCGATCTTAGGTGGGTTTTATCCATCTAAATAG
- a CDS encoding peptidoglycan DD-metalloendopeptidase family protein, whose amino-acid sequence MQSLLPKRHRRLLIILALVVAAAVLFPSEQNSPNASQRQTIDLSAKANNKLTLDPLTEMTSAKTEPSLANIQQREKQPQLNTTTEPKPANSEVNGSQIKQATLKPELVDATSTTLQPLKISEAAKPAESAEAEPIATKISEQLSDSDALGTLESLKQGGELHLGVRYPLALSIPLSEMPSEPEHFYTLKRQTVKSGDSMALIFSRVGLSARTLYNIDQLGGEAKKLRTVHPGDTLDFYLDDQDRLVKLNYPQSKFETLVIERDQQQKFTARIDTQELEVRTSFAQGTISSSFWNAGISAGLGQGQIMALAAVFGWDIDFALDIRKNDSFMVLFEEHYIDGQYAGNGDIIAAEFINQGDIFRAVRHDDGNYYTPEGRPMRKAFLRAPVNFKYISSSFNPRRLHPVTGKVRAHNGIDYAAKVGTPILAAGDGRVTKSGYSKYNGNYVFIQHSSAYMTKYLHLQKRYVKTGQRVKQGKTIGTLGATGRVTGPHLHYEFLVHGVHKNPRTVKLPTSTPLKGEKKQRFMPIAKARIEQLDNTKRVLLAMN is encoded by the coding sequence TTGCAAAGCTTATTACCGAAACGCCACCGCCGACTGTTAATTATTCTCGCCCTTGTGGTGGCTGCCGCTGTTCTTTTCCCTAGCGAACAAAACTCGCCCAATGCCAGTCAACGTCAAACGATCGATCTTTCGGCTAAAGCCAATAATAAGTTAACCCTTGACCCACTAACGGAGATGACCAGCGCAAAAACCGAACCTTCGTTAGCTAACATCCAACAGCGAGAAAAACAGCCTCAACTTAACACTACTACTGAGCCTAAGCCTGCAAACAGTGAGGTTAATGGGTCTCAGATAAAGCAGGCCACGCTTAAACCAGAGCTCGTTGACGCAACCTCAACGACATTACAGCCACTAAAAATTAGCGAAGCCGCTAAGCCCGCTGAATCAGCAGAGGCTGAACCTATCGCGACAAAAATCAGTGAACAACTTAGCGATAGTGATGCTCTTGGTACCCTCGAGTCACTAAAACAAGGTGGAGAACTGCATTTAGGTGTCCGTTATCCACTAGCGCTAAGTATCCCATTATCAGAGATGCCTTCCGAGCCAGAGCATTTTTATACCCTTAAACGGCAAACCGTTAAATCAGGCGATAGCATGGCGCTGATCTTTTCTCGAGTAGGCTTAAGTGCCAGAACCTTATATAACATCGACCAATTGGGCGGCGAAGCCAAAAAGCTGCGCACGGTTCACCCCGGCGATACCTTAGACTTTTATCTTGATGACCAAGATCGTTTAGTAAAACTTAATTACCCACAATCTAAGTTTGAAACCTTGGTTATCGAACGGGACCAACAACAAAAATTTACCGCCCGTATCGACACTCAAGAGCTGGAAGTAAGAACCAGCTTCGCCCAAGGCACCATTAGCTCAAGTTTTTGGAATGCGGGTATCAGCGCCGGCTTAGGCCAAGGACAAATTATGGCGCTAGCGGCTGTATTTGGCTGGGATATCGACTTTGCCTTAGACATCCGTAAAAACGATAGCTTTATGGTGTTATTTGAAGAGCACTATATCGATGGTCAATATGCTGGAAATGGCGATATTATTGCTGCCGAATTTATCAACCAGGGTGACATTTTCCGAGCAGTTCGCCACGATGATGGCAACTATTACACACCTGAAGGCCGGCCAATGCGCAAAGCTTTTTTGCGTGCACCAGTAAACTTTAAATATATTAGCTCTAGCTTTAACCCACGCCGCTTACACCCAGTAACAGGTAAAGTGCGCGCTCATAATGGCATAGACTACGCTGCTAAAGTCGGCACTCCGATATTAGCAGCGGGTGATGGCCGAGTCACCAAATCTGGCTATAGCAAATACAACGGTAACTATGTATTTATTCAGCACAGTAGCGCTTATATGACGAAATACCTACACCTACAAAAACGCTATGTAAAAACTGGGCAACGGGTAAAACAAGGTAAAACCATTGGTACATTAGGAGCGACTGGCCGAGTAACAGGCCCCCACCTACATTATGAATTTTTAGTGCACGGAGTTCATAAAAACCCACGTACTGTTAAGTTACCGACCTCTACGCCATTAAAAGGCGAGAAAAAGCAACGCTTTATGCCTATTGCTAAAGCCCGTATTGAACAGCTTGATAATACCAAACGGGTATTATTGGCAATGAACTAG
- a CDS encoding efflux RND transporter periplasmic adaptor subunit, with amino-acid sequence MPSALKQFFAARPYILSIIIVAIVVLWMLSGQLKADSPDESVQLSTKQTHVTRVQVKTYVAERIERAIHLYGQTEARRQSTISAEVSGRLLEFLVKEGRPITKDQALARLDIQDRRSQLLRAEALLEQRKIEYAGVNALSKKGFQGKARLAEAKASLVDAESMVKNLNLAIDNTLILAPYDGIFEENIVEAGAYLAIGDPILTLADTQQLVVRTDVSERDIPQLKLDEKAYVTMVTGEEVEGVVSFIATISDPNTRTFKVEVLIDNQQNQLRAGVSASVRFPLSEVEAIKVSPAVLALDDEGNLGVKTVVDNIVQFIPASLVRSDPDGAWLSGFTGDNQVIILGQGFVRAGDTVEAVTKAELLMQERVE; translated from the coding sequence GTGCCTTCTGCATTAAAACAATTTTTCGCCGCTCGCCCGTATATTCTATCGATCATTATTGTTGCCATTGTGGTGCTGTGGATGCTCTCTGGGCAACTGAAAGCTGATAGCCCTGATGAGTCAGTGCAGCTCAGCACTAAACAGACTCATGTTACTCGAGTACAAGTGAAAACTTACGTTGCAGAGCGCATTGAGCGAGCCATACACCTATATGGTCAAACTGAAGCGCGCCGCCAAAGCACTATTTCGGCTGAAGTGTCAGGGCGTTTGCTTGAATTTTTAGTTAAAGAAGGCCGACCCATTACCAAGGACCAAGCTTTAGCTCGCTTAGATATTCAAGATCGTCGCTCTCAGCTATTACGCGCTGAAGCGCTGTTAGAGCAACGAAAAATTGAATATGCTGGGGTAAATGCATTAAGTAAAAAAGGCTTCCAAGGTAAAGCCCGCTTAGCCGAGGCTAAGGCCTCGCTAGTTGATGCTGAATCCATGGTGAAAAATCTTAACTTGGCGATCGACAATACCCTTATTCTTGCCCCTTATGATGGGATATTCGAAGAAAATATTGTGGAAGCTGGTGCCTACCTCGCCATTGGTGACCCGATATTAACGCTTGCAGACACCCAACAGTTGGTCGTTCGTACTGATGTCTCTGAGCGAGATATTCCCCAGCTTAAGTTGGATGAAAAAGCCTATGTCACGATGGTGACTGGCGAAGAAGTCGAAGGCGTTGTGAGTTTTATTGCGACTATCTCTGACCCTAATACGCGCACCTTTAAAGTTGAAGTACTGATTGATAACCAACAAAATCAACTTCGTGCAGGCGTTAGCGCAAGTGTTCGTTTTCCGCTTAGTGAGGTGGAAGCTATTAAGGTTAGCCCTGCAGTGTTAGCCTTAGATGATGAGGGAAATCTAGGTGTTAAAACCGTTGTAGATAACATCGTACAGTTCATTCCTGCCAGTTTGGTCCGTTCAGACCCTGATGGTGCATGGTTGTCGGGGTTCACTGGTGATAATCAGGTGATTATTTTGGGTCAAGGATTTGTACGGGCCGGCGATACCGTTGAAGCGGTCACTAAAGCTGAGTTACTCATGCAGGAGAGGGTTGAGTAA